The Pygocentrus nattereri isolate fPygNat1 chromosome 12, fPygNat1.pri, whole genome shotgun sequence genome includes the window CTTTGTTGACTCTGCTTTTTCTCAATGATCTCAATGTTCCTATCAAACCCGAAGCTGGAGGAAGGAGAAACGAATTTGGGTGAAGCAGAGCTAGAAACTAATGAGGTTTTAGTCCCAGGTTGAATTGCCCACTTAGCTGTTCCTGAAGGTTTCTGCACTTTGACTGGTTCTGGTGTTTGGTTGCTAGCTTTAGATATGCAACCCTGCCACCGGTCTGGATGCGAGTTACCTGAACCTAGAACCACCGATGGAGCCTTGCAGGAAGGAAGAACCTGCGTTTGTTGACTGTTCTTAGCAAATCCTAAATTGTTATTGTTGCTAGACAACTCTCCCAAAGCCTTATTCCATTGGTGACCAAGCTTCTGGTTTAACTCTTGTAATGCACTAGACTTTTCTTTGTTGCCAGTTTGCTGGTGATGGTAAGCGCCATTCATGTTGTTGGTGAAACTACCGCCTTCTTTTTTGTTCACTTGTTTCTGGGTGGAGCTATGCTGAGGCGCAGAGAAGAGCTGTGGGTTTTGTGTCATCTCAAACAACAGTGAATCCTCTAGCAAGTCATCATTACTCCAGTCGTCTTCAAAATCGTTAGGACTGCAAGGCTGCAGTTTTGCCGACACACTAGCAATACCTGGTTCGGAGGCACTGCCCACTCCAGCCGCAAGACTTTGACGACTGCCACTACTGCACAGCGCTGCTGTGACAGCAGCCACATTAGTAGCACTAGTGCGGTTTCCATTGGGAGCCGCTGTACCCTGGATGATTTCAGGCCTATTCTGAGAACAGCCACTCCAACCCTGGCTGAGAAAACCACTGATTTGCTGTGTTGAACCATCAAAAAGCAAGTCCAGATCATCCTCCATTTCCTGCCCAAGTGCCACATCATCCATAACATCAACACCACCACTTGTGTCAGCCTCCTGCAACTCCTGCGGTGCTCTCTCAGCTTCAGAGTCCTTCTGCGGTGGAGCTGGTGGGTGATTCTCATCATAAAACAGCTCCAGGTCCTCATCCATTGCTTCCTCAGAGCTCTGCTGTCTGGTCTCGAAATGAGATTCATCCTGCCGGATCATGTTGAAGTCAAACTGCTTTGCAAGCTTTAGCAGGTCATCCACAACGTTTGGTCTGTGCAGGCAGAAAACACAGCATTAGAGATATTTCCAGGTTTGTGAAGTACAGCGAGATATACAGCGAGCTGtgactttattaggtacacctaggCTACGTTGTACTACCAGTCAAAAGTCTGAATATGCCCAACTGTGCAcgctttttttattataaatcatcttaaaagacattttgatgTAAAGGCTTTTCCTAAAATGGAAAAGAAGTTCCTAAGacaaatgtaaacagtgatgttgatgaatatgtacaaaattatttccaaaacattttaaatttacattaaaatgtttattttcaaatatgtCCCCAAACAGGGCCTCAGAATACTTAGTTTACTTAATAAACCAGAATCTCTGTGCATTTTACAGGCTAATTTCTATCATAAACTGCCAGTACAGTATGTGAAAGGATGAACCTTGCTGATTTGGGCTTGGTCCTGGGATCTTGAACCTCTGGAGTGCATGGAATGGCACTGTCCCCAATCCACTGCAGCAAAGAAGACTCTGCCTCTTCAGGTCTCCGACTCTAAAATAACAAAGACAttatgataaataaaaacatatttcttgTTTCACAATGCAACTGCAATAAGTTCTGTAACACATGAAAGCACACAGGTGTTCCATATATTAAAAATTGGTGCTTTTCAACAAAAAGTATTTGTTGCCTCACATAATTGGCTAAATTCATCACACCAACAGAAAGATCGGACGTGAAGTAGCGCACATAATACAGTGTGATTTGTTAGTACTGCAATACTGCATCCTGTTGTGATGACTACACATACACTGTGCATCTGTACAGCAGAGCCAGAGCATGTTTTGGGTAACAAACCTTCGGAGCTATCCGGTTGACAATTTCTGATATGTCCACCAGTTTGACGTTTGTAGTTCTTCTCCGGCCTCGTCctgaggaaaacaaaaacaaacgtgTTAATGAAACACGGTCACATATTTAAACAGCCAGTCACTGAGGTTTTCAGTATggtattttcagtattttcagtATGAACTGCACTTGCTGTTTCTATGGGGAGTCGCTGGAGAGTTTGGATCCCAGATGATGTCATGTTGAAATTCAGAATCATTGTTTGGAGACTCGTCGCTAGTCGAGCTTCTAAACCTGCCCTTTGGCAGACGGGCGGGCAGACGGACGGGTGTTTTGAAAtctgaacaaaaacagaaacacacacacacacagacacacacacacatcaaaacaGGCTAAATTATAATGTATACGTCCACTTCTCCATGGAGCTACCTCAAAAGAGTAAAGTTCTCAGTGTAGCTGGCCGGTACAGACACACAATCAGAATCAGCCAAGATCAGAATCTACAGATGTTTCTTTCCAAACATGCGACTGGAATTCAGCCAAattcaaaggtttaattacagAAATAACAGGTGCAGGTGTAGCAGGTGAACAAAATGTCATAGCATAATTATAACGATTGTGCTAAACAGccagcactttatttgatttgtgttatttttgttcAACTTAAAATGCCAGTTTAAAGCACTGGAACTGTGCTGGTCATGCGTGTATTCAGCACACTTAGTGTGAGCTTGGGTTTAAAAACGGCTGATAAAAATCCGCCATTGGCCGATTTTGCTGCTGGGAAATCACAatcagaatataaataaaaaataaaatagtgtaTCCTGATCGGACAGGCTTATGGGTGGCCTTTAATTACAAGGCTAACTCAGAAATACTCCTTTGTTAAAGGCACCCGCAGTGATCCAAGTCACATTACGTAACTTCACTAAGCAAAGCTGTTGCCCATTTCACAAATCAGGGTTTCTCAGTTTAGCTGGACAACTTGAGCTAAAAGAGGCGACTGCTTAATAGGAATGACCCGAATCTTCACCTGTTtacatgtttgtcattttaaaggAGGAGCCGGATTCAATGCATCGCTTCTCCAAAAGTCTATAGACACCTGCTCATatagtgtttcttctgaaatcagaaGACTTAATATGGCGTTTGCCCCTCTTTACTGCCGTAACAGCCTCTTAAAACTCTTTTaaaaaggctttacactagcgctgagaatgatccaccacccaaacagtacctgctctgtgagggtccatgggggtcctgaccactgaagaacagggtatcagagaaacagatggactacagtctgtaactgtagaactacaaagaccagctatacagtaagtggagctgataaaatggacagtgagcacagaaacaaggaggtggtcatgatgttatagaTGATCGGTGTGTGTTTAAGCAGATGACACTTCATTTAGTATGAAGTAAAAGTTGATCTAAGTAACTTCAGCACAACAAATGTTCTCGGATTTACCCGGTACGCTGCTGGAGCTGTTGGAGGGCTCCTGATGCCGGGGCTGGGCCTGGGGCTGGGGCTGAGGCTGGGGCTGAGGCTGGGCCCGgggctgaggctgaggctgggCCCGGGGCTGGGGCTGGCTTGCTCGCGGACTCCTCCTCAGCCTGTTTATTTTCGACTTGCTCTGGACGATTTCTGAAAGCTCGCTGTTTTGATCGCCGTCTCTTCTTCCCTCCTCCGGGCTGGAGCTCAAACCCTTCTTCTTTCCGTCGTTCATACTGCTTGAAAACTAACCACATCCGCGTGGCATATCTGCAAATAGCCGTACAGCCCAGAGAATATTATTTGTGCGATTTAACTCCGAGTTTTCGGCCTTTATCGCGTGTTTTTTTGCCCCGAGTTAGCGCGTTTGGTTTGTTTACGAATTCAAGCTAGCCGCCAAACCAGCTCGGTCCCATGAGCCAGCGCGTGTCTGCGTTCAAGCACTTACACACTGCGCAAAGATGCGCAGTTAAGGCGAAGGAGGAAAATACACGAAGAGATGCATTTACTTCACGGAGGcctgtatgaataaaaataatgcgtggccacgccttattaactcGTGGCCCTGACTTAgcaaggcgtgggaatgagatgattatgTCGTGGCCActgcttagtaaggcatgggaacgagattgTGGCTTAATAAGTCaaggccacgcattaggatctcgttcccacgctttactaagtcgtggccacgcattattttttatttatatgtcaccagcggggctccgtatgTACTAAATActatatattcattttaatttctccAGTAAAGGTGGAATTAACCGTAATGTCATTGATatttctggtgtgtgtgtgtgtaaaactcGCTCTGAACGACAGGAAAATAGTGAAAATGCTCTGTAAGGCCTTTTGAAATGAAGCCCTTCAcatgtcatttcatttaaaaacattttttagttttaaaaatggttttactAGGTGAGATCACTGAAatgaaacaagcaaacaaacgcCTTTTAACAGTGAAGACAGCAGAGAAACGTAATGTGTATGTAATTGATGTCATTTTAGAGTCTCTCAGACATTAAAACAGGCAGTAAACACAGGCCCAGTGTCCAGCGCTGTCTAATAGTTTATAAGCcaatcatttttttccctttttatttcTCGTCTTGTTTCCAAATGACTCTATTATCTAGATGTTGCCTGCGTGCTTTAGACTTTTTTCAATGTACAGTATgcgtttgtttgcttgtttgacTTCAGTGATCTTATCTAgttaaaccatttttaaaaccaaataatattttcagttaaataacaGGTGAAGGGCTTCATTTCCAAACGCATTAAAGaccattttcacttttttcctgGCATGTGTTGTTGGGAGagagttacac containing:
- the etaa1 gene encoding ewing's tumor-associated antigen 1 gives rise to the protein MNDGKKKGLSSSPEEGRRDGDQNSELSEIVQSKSKINRLRRSPRASQPQPRAQPQPQPRAQPQPQPQPQPQAQPRHQEPSNSSSSVPDFKTPVRLPARLPKGRFRSSTSDESPNNDSEFQHDIIWDPNSPATPHRNRRGRRRTTNVKLVDISEIVNRIAPKSRRPEEAESSLLQWIGDSAIPCTPEVQDPRTKPKSARPNVVDDLLKLAKQFDFNMIRQDESHFETRQQSSEEAMDEDLELFYDENHPPAPPQKDSEAERAPQELQEADTSGGVDVMDDVALGQEMEDDLDLLFDGSTQQISGFLSQGWSGCSQNRPEIIQGTAAPNGNRTSATNVAAVTAALCSSGSRQSLAAGVGSASEPGIASVSAKLQPCSPNDFEDDWSNDDLLEDSLLFEMTQNPQLFSAPQHSSTQKQVNKKEGGSFTNNMNGAYHHQQTGNKEKSSALQELNQKLGHQWNKALGELSSNNNNLGFAKNSQQTQVLPSCKAPSVVLGSGNSHPDRWQGCISKASNQTPEPVKVQKPSGTAKWAIQPGTKTSLVSSSASPKFVSPSSSFGFDRNIEIIEKKQSQQSTEEHGLSDIADEDLDSIFASDDIWDDGADDDLFCDVCEKVEEFTADSDSHLEASVAKTPTKNSTVQSRTCVSSMETGQNTAANMFPKQDNMISQPYPPNSWINNSNAANIKNKSVLPAVNALNFRSTTGGNLLDDSRNSYTGTSSKGPYKFTHVKNTSGVGYGAFSAMPQQPVSERGAGTSNQSAISDNHQFKTPFSTFNAGPAVTKDVGKAAASRCSDAEIERKRQQAMERRRLRMTASQNLRAPI